Below is a window of Brachyspira hampsonii DNA.
ATTTTGTTAATGATAAATTTCATAGTAAAATTAATAACTTATATTCTGCTTTATTAAGTTATTCTATAAAAAACAAAAAGAAAGTATTTATTTCCTCATTATCAGTTGTATTTATAATCATAATATTAGGTTTAATTTTTATAGGTAAAGAAGGATTTCCGACTTCAGATGAAGGACAATTTAAAATAGAGGTAAAGATGCCTGTAGGTACTAAATCCGAGCAGACACAGGCTTTTGTCAGCAGAATGGAAAGCGATATACAGAATGCAATAGGAGAGGATTTTGATAGAATGCAGTCTAGGGTAAAATCCGGCTCTGAAGAGAATGCTGCTGAAATAAGAGTGCAGCTTAGAGAAAAAAGTGAAGGAAGAAAACTTTCTGTTGATGAATATATAGAAATAACAAGAAATGCATTGGTATCATATCCTGCACAAATTAATATATCAGCAATAACAACATCAGCTATAAATAGCGGCGGAAGAGACGGAGGAACAGGAGGTCAGGAAATAGAAATAGAGCTAGTAGGAGATGATTTAGATAAGTCTACAGAAATAGCAAATAATATAATAAACTCTATATCTGACATAGAAGGAATAAGAGAGCCTAGACTTACAAGAGATGATTCCAATCCTGAGCTTAAAATATATGTTAATAGAGAAATAGCCGCTAAAATGGGAATTAATGTAAACACTATAGCGAATATTATTAAAACAAGTTTTGCAGGAACTACTGCTACAACTATGACTCCGGCTAATTCTGATGTTACAGATATAGATGTTAATGTTCAGTTAGGAGAGCCTGACAGATTAAAAATAGATGATATATCAAGGCTTATGATACCTACAACAGCTGGAATAGTACCTATATCATCAATAGCCTCTATAGAAAAAAGCTACGGACCTACAGAAATAGATAGAAAAGACAGTACAAGAATAACAACTATAAGAGCATCAGCTTATAATAGAGCATTAAGCGAAATAATGCAGGATGTTCAGCAAATCATTTCAAAAGAAGTATTCCTTCCTTCCGGATTTAATATTAATTATGCGGGAGATTTTGAGGATATGAAAGAAGCATTTTTACAGCTTATTCAGGCTTTTATATTAGCATTAGTTTTGGTTTATGCTATAATGGCTAGTCAGTTTGAATCATTTATAGCACCTTTTGTTATAGCATTAGCAATACCATTCGGTTTTGCCGGTTCTTTAGCAGCCTTATTTATAGGAAGACAAACTTTAAGCGTATACAGCGGAATAGGCTTTATTGTACTAATAGGTATTGTAGTAAATAATGGTATTGTACTTATAGATTATATGAATCAGCTTATGCATGAAAAAAATATCAATGGTGATGAAGCAGCATTAGAATCAGGTCCTAGAAGATTAAGACCTGTACTTATGACAACTTTAACAACAATATTAGGTCTTTTGCCTATGGCATTGTCAGGAGGAAGCGGAAATGAAATGTATCAGCCTTTATCCATTGCCATACTAGGAGGGCTTTTAGTGTCAACAGCATTTACTCTTATAATAGTTCCTACTGTTTATGCCGCTATAAGAAATAAAATACCTCTTAAAGATTATGAGAAAAAAGATTTAGAGAGTAAAAATGATTTCACTGATTATGACACTATAAATGTTACAGGTAAATAATTTAAATTAAGTAATTTTATTATGGCTTCACTGTCATTAAAATAATGGTGAAGCCGCAGAGTATATTATTATTACTTCTTTTTTAATATTGCAAAATTATTACATCCAAATTGAAAATATTTATGTTTTTCAACTATAAAATTTGATAACTTAGCAGATTCTAATATATCTTTTTTATTATAATATTTTTTATGATCTTCTATTTCTAATTTATCTATAATTTTAAGATTATAAGCCATAAATTCTAATATTGGTTTAGCTATTTTGGAAGGTACTGTTAATATAAGTCTTCCTTCTGGTTTTAAAACTCTATTAATTTCTTTTAAAATATCATCAGCATAAGTTAGGTGTTCTAATACTGCTAACATGGTAACAATATCAAAACTTGCATCTTCAAATGGTAATTTATTTTCTAATTTTACTTTTATAGTTTCTAATTTATCAGTCTTTAATTCAGGCGGTTTAAAATCTATCCCTATACCATAAGAAATATAATTTTCTATTGATTTTAAAAATCTAGCTTCCCAACCGCATCCAATATCAAGTAATTTGCATTCATTATATTTTAGTATAGTTGGTTTGACCATATTAATTCTATATTTTCTTAAAAATTTATCAATAAAAGTTTCTTTCATATTTTACTATCCTTTATATAATTTATTTAGAATATAGTTATATGCTGAACGCTAGCTAGAATTCATTTTATTGGATATATATTTAATTTCATGAAAAATAGTGATGGAATAAATTTCTTCTATTTGAAAAGTTAATGAATAAAATAATAATGGAATTATTACTTGTGATTCTTCATGAACTGAACTGAACTGAACTGAACTGAACTGAACTGAACTGAACTGAACTGAACTGAACTGAACTGAACTGAACTGAACTGAACTGAACTGAAAGTTTTATATTTTTATACATATATTGTATTATATATGTATATGATATTAAGTCAAGTTTTTTTATAGGAAGAAATAAAATACCTCTTAAAGATTATGAGAAAAAAGATTTAGAGAGTAAAAATGATTTCACTGATTATGACACTATAAATGTTACAGGTAAGTGATTTCTTATATATATTTTAATTTACGATTAAGGGTTTGATTTATGTAAAAACAACCCCTTAATTTTAATATTATTTTCAATTATTATTGTCAATGAAATTAAAAACTATTTGTCATGCTCTAATAATTTTTTGTAAGTGGCTTCTATTGCAAAAGCTCCTAATGGGGCAGTTATTAATATGGCAAGAACCGCTATAACAAGTATAATTTCTCCTGAGGCAAAACCTAATGATAAAGGTATTGAACCTATTGCAGCCTGAACAGTTGCTTTAGGGCAGTATGCAATCATACTAAATATTCTCTCTTTTTTATTTAGTTTAGTTTTTATTAATGATACAAAAACACCAAACATTCTAAATATCAAAACAGCAAATATTAATATAATTCCTAAAAATCCTGTTTTAAAAGCATAATTAATATTTACAGCAGCACCTACAAGTACGAAAAGCATAATTTCAGCAGCTACCCAAAGTTTAGAGTATTTTAATGAAAGCCTTTTTGATAATTCTTCCTTTGATTTTTTTAGATATGCTCCAATACTCATAACTGCCAAAAGCCCAGATACTCCTACGATATTTCCTAATAAATTTGATATAGAATTTTCTATGCTCACAAGTATAAAAGATATACTCAGTATTATAACTACTTTAGCACTGTCTCTTATATGAAATCTAGTAAAGAATTTTGATAGTATAAAACCTATAATAACGCCTAATAAAAGTCCGAATATTATTGAAGTAGGTATTTTTATAAAATCAATATAAGATATACTTCCTCCTTTTACAAGCGAAGTGAAAGATGTAAATAATACTATTACAAATATATCATCTACAGAAGCACCTGCCATTAATAGCTGAGGTATGCTTTTATTAGTGCCGTATCTTTCATCTATAAGTTTAAGCATTTTAGGAACAAGCACTGCCGGAGATACAGCAGCAACAACAGACCCCATTAAAGCAGCATCTAATAAGCTAATATCAAAAAGTTTAGGTGCTATTAAAATCATTCCTATTATTTCAAAGGCAGCAGGAACAAAGCACATAAGAACAGCAGGTCTTCCTACCTTTTTTAAATCTTCTATGTCAAGATTAAGCCCTGCTCTTGTTAATATTATAATGAGTGCTAATTCTCTTAAATCTGATGATATTGAAAGTATTGAATTATCAAGCAAATTAAAACAGTATGGACCTAATATTATTCCTGTGATTATAAGCCCTAAAAGAGAAGGAAGTTTTAAAAGTGAGAATATTTTTCCAAGCAGCATACCGCATAAAAATATCAAGGCTAAACTAAGAAGCATAAATATATAATCCTTTTTTATTAGTATTTGATTTTTTATGAGTATATGAATTATATTAGATTGGATTAAAATATATAAAAACTGAATCTGCAAATACATATATCAATTATTAAAGATTTTATTTATTCTTTAATAATCATAAAAAATCATAAAAATTTGCAGAAGTCATCAGCTTTTATATAAAAAATAAATAAAGCGGTTTAATTATTTAATAAAAATATGTATTAATTAAATAATTTAAGGAGACCTCATTCCTTATTTATTAAACTCTATCATAAAACATTTTTTATTTCAAGTTATTTTTTTAAATCCTTAAAACTTAAAGCGGTATTAGATTTTTTATCAACTTTTAATTTCATACCTAAAACTTTTTTATAATACTTAGCAGGTATTCCTACGCAAGGTCTTAAAGCAATTAAATCTTTTTCTGTAATTATCTCTCCTTTAAGCATAGCATGACTTAAATAAATTCCTCTTTTAGCATATACAAGTTCTTTTTTCTCCTGCTTGCTCAATATATGCTCTTTTTTGCTTGCAGCATCTCCTCCAAGCATAGTTAATGTCTTATCAATAGATTTTATCATTTCAGACATACCATTGGTGTCTAAACTTATGATATGATCTCCCGTTTCTTTTTCAGGTGTTACAGTGAAATGTTTTTCTATTATTTTAGCACCTAAAGAAACAGCAATGATAGGAGCTTCAATACCTATAGTATGATCTGAATATCCTATTATATTATTTTTAAATAGATTTTTCATAACAGATATTCTATTAAGTCTGGCATTTTGCAAAGGAGTAGGGTATTCTACAGAGCAATGCAGTAACGCTACTTCATTTTTTCTCAATATTTTTAATGCTTCTTTTATATCTTTATTTAAGGCAAGTCCTGTTGAAAGTATAACCGGTTTTTGTGTTTTAGCAGCAGCTTCAAGCAAAGGTATATTATCTATATCGCATGAAGCTATTTTTATTATAGGTATATCATAAGAAACAATATCATTCACAGAATCTACAGAAAAAGGAGTAGTTATAAATATGATTTTATTTTTTTTAGCTTCTTTTATTAAAGGTTCATACCATTCTTTTTTTAATATGATATTATCAACTCCTTCTAAAGCATCATCTTTTAATTTTAGAGCCTTAGTATATTCTTTCTCAGCGAATAAAGTTTTTTGAGTGAAGCTTTGGAATTTCACAGCATCAGCACCTGATTTAGCTGCTTCTTTAATGAGTTTAATTGCAGTATTTAAATCGCCTTCATGATTACATCCGGCTTCAGCTATTATGAAATATCCTTTTTTATTTATAATATCTTTTAATTTTAACATATATACCTATCCTAACTATTATTTTGCAATATATTATCGAAATATAGTGTTGATTAATTATTAAATATTTTTGATATTAAAAATTAGATTAGAAAAATAGGGTAGGAGTAAAAAATGAGCTGGTGATGGGACTCGAACCCGCAACCGGCTGATTACAAATCAGCTGCTCTACCAATTGAGCTACACCAGCGAAGTGATTATCATTATACAATAATTAAAAAAAAAGTCAAGCGTTTATATATAAATTTGTATTATTTTTATTTAATCATTCTTCTCTGTCTTTTAACCCTTCAACCATATCCAATCTGTTTATATAATATGCACTCATTACAGATACAAGGAATATTACAGTTATAAGCAATGCTACGGCAAGTATATAACTTGATTCATATACATGCGGAACGAATGAGAATAGTTTGCTTGAGAAAGGTTTTTTTACTAAATATAATATTCCGTATCCCGCTGCTATTCCAAGAGGTATGGCAATTATTATCTGAGTAATAGTTTCTTTTAAAGATGCTATCATAATTTCTTTTGTAGTATACCCCATAACCTTTAGGAGAGTAAACTCATATCTCCTAGTTGCAAGAGTGATAACTCCTACACCATAAAGCGAAGTAGCACCAAGTAAGAATGCTATGAATATAAGTATTTGTACTAAAAGATATATAGTCGCTATCTGATTTTTATAGGCTTCATACTCATCATTTCTGAAACTATAATATGAAACTTCTTTGCTTTTATCTAATATATTTTTTATATCTTCTTTAGTAACATTATCTTTAGTAGATATAAATATGCTGTTATAAACATCTTGTATTTCAAATGTTTCTTCAGCAAATTTTTTATCTATATAAACATAAAACATACCTTGCTGATCAACAAATTTACTTACTTTGACTCTTCTGGAAATGCTGTTTCCTAAGCTGTATAATTCTATACCAATATAATCATTTTCTTTAATATTTAGTTTTTCAGCCAAATATTTAGGAATCATTACAGAATCTTCTTTTTCATTATTATTGGGTATATCCATAGATGAGAAACTATCTTTATATATTAAAGCAGGAATATATAAACTTTCAGCATCATCTTTAAATGCAGGATATAATCTTGCCTGATAAATTGCTGCTTTGTCATAATATTTAATTCCGTCATTAGTTAATATATCAGAATTATCTTCCCATTTTGTAGAATTTACATTAACAACAACATCATATAAAGCAAATTTTTCGTATAAGTTATATAAGAAATAATCAAAGGAATTATTAAATCCCTGAGCAAATATAGTCATACTTATAGCAGCAAACATTCCCCAAAGAGAAGCTAAATATCTTGTTTTGCTTCTTGAGGCATTTTTTATAGCATATCTTGTATTAAAAGAAAATTTATTCCAAATTGGTAATTTCTCTATAAATATTTTACCAGATCCTTTAGGCGGTTCCCCTCTCATAGACTGAGCAGGATTTAATTTTAATATTGATACAGCAGCTAAAAGATTTGAGAATATGCATACAAATAATATAATTACTGCTGATATTACCCATAAATCTATATAAGTGTTATGATTGAAATTAGGCATATCGAATATGTTGCCGAGTGCATTGAATATAGGAGGTAAAAGAAAATTACTTGCAATAAAAGCTAAAAGTATTCCGAAAAATGATACTAAAAATGAATATTTTATATACATAAACATTATAGAAAAATCTGTAAGTCCTATAGCTTTCATTATTCCTATTTGTTTTCTTTCTACAGCTACATTTCTTCTTTGTATAATATAAAGTAAAAGTATTGCCATAAGAAGAAGTATAGAAGGACATATATATGAGAAAGAGTCTATTTGAAGTAATGTTTGCTCATAATTCACATAGTTCACTGATTGTTCTCTGTCTGTAGATAAGAATATTTTTTGTTTTAATTTTAATTTTATTAGATTTTCAACATTTTTTTTATTAGCATCATCAGTATATTTTATATATATTGAATTATAAGGTATATAATTAAAATGATCTTCATTAACTTCTATAACTGCAAAATCTTTAGCTTCGGATGCAGTGCTTGCTCCGTCTTTAAAAAGAAACACATAATTAGGATAAGATACTAAAGCCGCTATAACAAATGAATTAGTTTTATCATTAAATACTACTTCTACAGTATCGCCTAATTTTAAAGAATTAGCTTCTGCAAAATTTTTATTAATTGCTATTTCATTAGTTTTTAATTCAGTCTTTCCTTCATATACATAAGGTTTATTTATCCTGTCTTCTGAATTATCAGTGCCGTAAATTATAGCATCA
It encodes the following:
- a CDS encoding efflux RND transporter permease subunit, translated to MKNFIELVVKRPVAVFMCMIAVLILGFVSLSKLAVDFLPDMELPYITVRTVYENAGPEEVEKSVTRVVENAVATVSDINTITSTSQEGESSVFIEFNWGTDLAVATADVREAIDGVKNSLPDDADSPTVLKFSTDMTPIMEIAFFGTDNLGALYTLIDNQILNKIEQASGVARAEIRGGLKSEMKVDLVLNRLHAYGIDINSIVSLLSSENQNLSGGDTYEGVYKYTLRTMGEFTTPEDIENTVVALKTNDTPIKLKDIGRVYQGYSDDSEIVKINGMPAISVSVNKESGGNAVNVSKAVKRQLANLNLPEGVEYEILFNSADNVNEAIKGVLDTAWQGGLFAVIILMLYLWNVKTVSIIAVSIPISIIITFTLMYFLGITLNIISLSGLVLGIGMMVDNSIVVLENIFYYRNNGYGKYSSAINGTSTVALAISASTLTTIAVFLPFLFVEGQTGQLFRDLCITVTVSMIGSLFVALTIVPMLGARLVTNKKMKFLIPIENFVNDKFHSKINNLYSALLSYSIKNKKKVFISSLSVVFIIIILGLIFIGKEGFPTSDEGQFKIEVKMPVGTKSEQTQAFVSRMESDIQNAIGEDFDRMQSRVKSGSEENAAEIRVQLREKSEGRKLSVDEYIEITRNALVSYPAQINISAITTSAINSGGRDGGTGGQEIEIELVGDDLDKSTEIANNIINSISDIEGIREPRLTRDDSNPELKIYVNREIAAKMGINVNTIANIIKTSFAGTTATTMTPANSDVTDIDVNVQLGEPDRLKIDDISRLMIPTTAGIVPISSIASIEKSYGPTEIDRKDSTRITTIRASAYNRALSEIMQDVQQIISKEVFLPSGFNINYAGDFEDMKEAFLQLIQAFILALVLVYAIMASQFESFIAPFVIALAIPFGFAGSLAALFIGRQTLSVYSGIGFIVLIGIVVNNGIVLIDYMNQLMHEKNINGDEAALESGPRRLRPVLMTTLTTILGLLPMALSGGSGNEMYQPLSIAILGGLLVSTAFTLIIVPTVYAAIRNKIPLKDYEKKDLESKNDFTDYDTINVTGK
- a CDS encoding class I SAM-dependent methyltransferase, encoding MKETFIDKFLRKYRINMVKPTILKYNECKLLDIGCGWEARFLKSIENYISYGIGIDFKPPELKTDKLETIKVKLENKLPFEDASFDIVTMLAVLEHLTYADDILKEINRVLKPEGRLILTVPSKIAKPILEFMAYNLKIIDKLEIEDHKKYYNKKDILESAKLSNFIVEKHKYFQFGCNNFAILKKK
- a CDS encoding cation:proton antiporter, producing MLLSLALIFLCGMLLGKIFSLLKLPSLLGLIITGIILGPYCFNLLDNSILSISSDLRELALIIILTRAGLNLDIEDLKKVGRPAVLMCFVPAAFEIIGMILIAPKLFDISLLDAALMGSVVAAVSPAVLVPKMLKLIDERYGTNKSIPQLLMAGASVDDIFVIVLFTSFTSLVKGGSISYIDFIKIPTSIIFGLLLGVIIGFILSKFFTRFHIRDSAKVVIILSISFILVSIENSISNLLGNIVGVSGLLAVMSIGAYLKKSKEELSKRLSLKYSKLWVAAEIMLFVLVGAAVNINYAFKTGFLGIILIFAVLIFRMFGVFVSLIKTKLNKKERIFSMIAYCPKATVQAAIGSIPLSLGFASGEIILVIAVLAILITAPLGAFAIEATYKKLLEHDK
- a CDS encoding N-acetylneuraminate synthase family protein; the protein is MLKLKDIINKKGYFIIAEAGCNHEGDLNTAIKLIKEAAKSGADAVKFQSFTQKTLFAEKEYTKALKLKDDALEGVDNIILKKEWYEPLIKEAKKNKIIFITTPFSVDSVNDIVSYDIPIIKIASCDIDNIPLLEAAAKTQKPVILSTGLALNKDIKEALKILRKNEVALLHCSVEYPTPLQNARLNRISVMKNLFKNNIIGYSDHTIGIEAPIIAVSLGAKIIEKHFTVTPEKETGDHIISLDTNGMSEMIKSIDKTLTMLGGDAASKKEHILSKQEKKELVYAKRGIYLSHAMLKGEIITEKDLIALRPCVGIPAKYYKKVLGMKLKVDKKSNTALSFKDLKK
- a CDS encoding ABC transporter permease — protein: MINIKTKLLFRKINKQLAIFMSAVFIVTLAVLFFVAVKTVYRDFKLSAENYFEENTLDDLALFGMFDTNDIETLEEMKGVDRVVAKHRFQGKIENIDAIIYGTDNSEDRINKPYVYEGKTELKTNEIAINKNFAEANSLKLGDTVEVVFNDKTNSFVIAALVSYPNYVFLFKDGASTASEAKDFAVIEVNEDHFNYIPYNSIYIKYTDDANKKNVENLIKLKLKQKIFLSTDREQSVNYVNYEQTLLQIDSFSYICPSILLLMAILLLYIIQRRNVAVERKQIGIMKAIGLTDFSIMFMYIKYSFLVSFFGILLAFIASNFLLPPIFNALGNIFDMPNFNHNTYIDLWVISAVIILFVCIFSNLLAAVSILKLNPAQSMRGEPPKGSGKIFIEKLPIWNKFSFNTRYAIKNASRSKTRYLASLWGMFAAISMTIFAQGFNNSFDYFLYNLYEKFALYDVVVNVNSTKWEDNSDILTNDGIKYYDKAAIYQARLYPAFKDDAESLYIPALIYKDSFSSMDIPNNNEKEDSVMIPKYLAEKLNIKENDYIGIELYSLGNSISRRVKVSKFVDQQGMFYVYIDKKFAEETFEIQDVYNSIFISTKDNVTKEDIKNILDKSKEVSYYSFRNDEYEAYKNQIATIYLLVQILIFIAFLLGATSLYGVGVITLATRRYEFTLLKVMGYTTKEIMIASLKETITQIIIAIPLGIAAGYGILYLVKKPFSSKLFSFVPHVYESSYILAVALLITVIFLVSVMSAYYINRLDMVEGLKDREE